A window of the Urocitellus parryii isolate mUroPar1 chromosome Y, mUroPar1.hap1, whole genome shotgun sequence genome harbors these coding sequences:
- the LOC144251049 gene encoding glycoprotein Xg-like isoform X1, with translation METRRGLPGLVLLLCLLPRAPAQGDFDLADALDDPEPTPKPGSDIYPKPRPPFGPQPANPDSGGNIYPRPKPQPRPQPGSSDNSGGGYHHNDDDGRYPPRPRPPAGGDGGGGYSGGHGGYGHTDGRGGYRPKPRYGNSYGGDGQSTYGNPQGNTVARIVSPIVSVVVVALVGAGVSYFKSNQRRNCFRASDPETV, from the exons ATGGAGACCCGGCGGGGGCTGCCCGGCCTGGTGCTGCTCCTGTGTCTGCTGCCGCGCGCCCCAG CTCAGGGAGATTTTGACCTGGCGGACGCCCTGGATGACCCAG AACCTACCCCGAAGCCAGGCTCAG ATATCTACCCCAAGCCCAGGCCCCCTTTCGGCCCCCAGCCTGCAAACCCGGACAGCGGAGGCA ATATCTACCCAAGGCCAAAACCCCAGCCTCGCCCACAGCCTGGGAGCTCCGATAACAGCGGAGGAG GGTACCATCACAACGACGATGATGGACGCTACCCGCCCAGGCCCAGGCCGCCCGCAG GAGGAGATGGCGGTGGTGGATACAGCGGTGGACATGGTGGCTACGGACACACAGACG GCAGAGGGGGTTACAGACCCAAACCTCGTTATGGAAATTCCTATG GTGGAGACGGACAGTCCACCTACGGCAACCCACAAG GCAACACGGTGGCCAGAATCGTGTCCCCGATCGTGTCTGTGGTGGTGGTGGCCTTGGTGGGGGCCGGGGTCAGCTACTTCAAGTCCAACCAGAGGAGGAATTGCTTTCGGGCCAGTG ATCCAGAGACGGTGTGA
- the LOC144251049 gene encoding glycoprotein Xg-like isoform X2, which yields METRRGLPGLVLLLCLLPRAPAQGDFDLADALDDPEPTPKPGSDIYPKPRPPFGPQPANPDSGGNIYPRPKPQPRPQPGSSDNSGGGYHHNDDDGRYPPRPRPPAGGDGGGGYSGGHGGYGHTDGGDGQSTYGNPQGNTVARIVSPIVSVVVVALVGAGVSYFKSNQRRNCFRASDPETV from the exons ATGGAGACCCGGCGGGGGCTGCCCGGCCTGGTGCTGCTCCTGTGTCTGCTGCCGCGCGCCCCAG CTCAGGGAGATTTTGACCTGGCGGACGCCCTGGATGACCCAG AACCTACCCCGAAGCCAGGCTCAG ATATCTACCCCAAGCCCAGGCCCCCTTTCGGCCCCCAGCCTGCAAACCCGGACAGCGGAGGCA ATATCTACCCAAGGCCAAAACCCCAGCCTCGCCCACAGCCTGGGAGCTCCGATAACAGCGGAGGAG GGTACCATCACAACGACGATGATGGACGCTACCCGCCCAGGCCCAGGCCGCCCGCAG GAGGAGATGGCGGTGGTGGATACAGCGGTGGACATGGTGGCTACGGACACACAGACG GTGGAGACGGACAGTCCACCTACGGCAACCCACAAG GCAACACGGTGGCCAGAATCGTGTCCCCGATCGTGTCTGTGGTGGTGGTGGCCTTGGTGGGGGCCGGGGTCAGCTACTTCAAGTCCAACCAGAGGAGGAATTGCTTTCGGGCCAGTG ATCCAGAGACGGTGTGA